From a single Acidobacteriota bacterium genomic region:
- a CDS encoding biopolymer transporter ExbD, which translates to MSMAVGTGGGPKSDPNITPYIDILLVLLIIFMVITPVKPYGFEVKVPSKSVNQERPQQSQSIVIQINPADNPKFVIFGKGRDEGKNFTELRLKLERTFSDRMDKQLFVVGQPGTKYSDIVAVIEAAKFAGVTDIGLMTKTINM; encoded by the coding sequence ATGTCAATGGCAGTCGGGACGGGGGGCGGTCCCAAATCGGACCCCAACATCACGCCCTATATCGACATTCTCCTGGTCCTGCTGATCATCTTCATGGTGATCACGCCGGTGAAACCCTACGGCTTCGAGGTCAAGGTTCCCAGCAAGTCGGTGAACCAGGAGCGGCCCCAGCAGAGCCAGAGTATCGTCATCCAGATCAACCCGGCCGACAACCCGAAGTTCGTCATCTTCGGCAAGGGCCGCGACGAAGGGAAGAATTTCACCGAGCTGCGGCTGAAACTGGAACGGACCTTCTCCGACCGCATGGACAAGCAGCTCTTCGTGGTGGGCCAGCCCGGGACGAAGTACAGCGACATCGTCGCCGTCATCGAGGCGGCGAAGTTCGCGGGCGTCACGGACATCGGCCTGATGACGAAGACCATCAACATGTGA
- a CDS encoding biopolymer transporter ExbD yields the protein MAKKHSGGAVSGVSSDINVTPMADIMLVLLIIFMITAPMLQKGISVNMPKSKEKASKMEAADKKGALVIGMDRFNKVYLGNKGIEGNWQAELVPRLKRAQELDKDIGGQVFFKCDASVKYKEIIGVIEVVRESNFGQLGLLVDQKKQTQ from the coding sequence GTGGCTAAAAAACATTCCGGCGGCGCGGTGAGCGGTGTCTCGTCCGACATCAACGTGACGCCCATGGCCGACATCATGCTGGTGCTCCTGATCATCTTCATGATCACGGCGCCCATGTTGCAGAAGGGCATCTCCGTGAACATGCCGAAATCCAAGGAGAAAGCCTCGAAGATGGAGGCCGCCGACAAGAAGGGCGCCCTGGTCATCGGCATGGACCGGTTCAACAAGGTCTACCTCGGCAACAAGGGCATCGAGGGAAACTGGCAGGCCGAGCTGGTCCCCCGCCTCAAGCGGGCCCAGGAGCTGGACAAGGACATCGGCGGCCAGGTGTTTTTCAAGTGCGACGCAAGCGTGAAATACAAGGAGATCATCGGGGTGATCGAGGTGGTGCGGGAGTCCAACTTCGGCCAGCTCGGCCTCCTGGTCGATCAGAAGAAGCAGACCCAATGA
- a CDS encoding MotA/TolQ/ExbB proton channel family protein has protein sequence MGFAAKAVVVCLAIMSIWSLTVMIERYLRYQAAKKQSRAFAPAVGDALREGRVEEALMVSENYAKSHLAMVVVAGLKEFQAHNTSADIPGEVIEASRRACDRAAALTREELKRGTGSLATVGSTAPFVGLFGTTVGIINAFQGMSKGGGESAGIESVAGGISEALLTTAFGLLVAIPAVWMYNYFTARIEAFTVEMDNSASELIDYFLKRRSVRG, from the coding sequence ATGGGCTTCGCCGCGAAAGCCGTCGTCGTCTGCCTGGCCATCATGTCGATCTGGTCCCTCACCGTCATGATCGAGCGTTACCTCCGCTACCAGGCCGCCAAGAAGCAGAGCCGCGCGTTCGCGCCCGCCGTGGGCGACGCCCTCCGCGAGGGCCGCGTGGAAGAGGCCCTGATGGTTTCCGAGAACTACGCCAAGTCCCACCTGGCCATGGTGGTCGTGGCCGGCCTGAAGGAATTCCAGGCCCACAACACCTCCGCGGACATTCCGGGTGAGGTCATCGAGGCCTCCCGGCGCGCCTGCGACCGCGCCGCCGCCCTGACCCGCGAGGAACTCAAGCGCGGCACCGGCTCCCTGGCCACCGTCGGCTCCACCGCCCCGTTCGTCGGCCTCTTCGGCACCACCGTCGGCATCATCAACGCCTTCCAGGGCATGTCCAAGGGCGGCGGCGAGAGCGCCGGCATCGAGAGCGTCGCCGGCGGCATCTCCGAGGCGCTGCTCACCACGGCTTTCGGCCTTCTGGTCGCCATCCCCGCGGTCTGGATGTACAACTACTTCACCGCCCGCATCGAGGCCTTCACGGTGGAGATGGACAATTCCGCGTCCGAGCTGATCGACTACTTCCTGAAACGGAGGTCCGTACGTGGCTAA
- a CDS encoding energy transducer TonB, with protein MFDQLLESAAKREKTKKSSTFIISIVLHSTILLALFIVPLFLNEILAELNFLTFVSAPPNPEASFPQAQAKREAAKATKEVQETDTKDVQVVTSNEFTEPTEIKEKVSDKVVVAPIDTGGDSDAGLPGGTAIGGGGAGSRTGTPGLMVSDSSANLGVGAPPPPPPPPPAEPVKVGGNVLSSKLVNRVEPIYPEIAKKARVQGIVILKIVVDESGNVASVSVHSGHPMLAPAAMEAVKKWKYTPTELNGIRVPVEGTVVVNFTLR; from the coding sequence ATGTTCGACCAACTGCTTGAATCGGCCGCCAAGCGGGAGAAGACCAAGAAATCATCCACGTTCATAATCTCGATCGTCCTCCACTCGACCATTCTGCTGGCTCTCTTCATCGTCCCGCTCTTCCTCAACGAAATCCTCGCGGAACTCAACTTCCTGACCTTCGTCTCGGCCCCGCCCAACCCGGAGGCCAGCTTCCCGCAGGCCCAGGCCAAGCGCGAGGCCGCCAAGGCGACCAAGGAGGTCCAGGAAACCGACACCAAGGACGTCCAGGTGGTGACCTCCAACGAGTTCACGGAACCGACGGAGATCAAGGAAAAGGTCTCCGACAAGGTCGTGGTCGCCCCCATCGACACCGGCGGCGATTCCGACGCCGGCCTCCCGGGCGGCACCGCCATCGGCGGCGGCGGCGCGGGCTCCCGCACCGGCACCCCCGGCCTCATGGTGTCCGACAGCTCCGCGAACCTCGGCGTCGGCGCCCCGCCTCCCCCGCCGCCTCCGCCCCCGGCCGAGCCCGTGAAGGTCGGCGGGAACGTCCTCTCCTCGAAACTGGTAAACCGCGTGGAGCCCATTTACCCGGAAATCGCCAAGAAGGCCCGCGTCCAGGGCATCGTCATCCTGAAGATCGTCGTGGACGAGAGCGGCAACGTCGCGAGCGTGAGCGTGCACAGCGGTCACCCCATGCTGGCCCCCGCCGCCATGGAGGCCGTGAAGAAGTGGAAATACACCCCCACCGAGCTGAACGGGATTCGCGTCCCGGTGGAAGGCACCGTGGTGGTCAACTTCACCCTGAGATAA
- the secF gene encoding protein translocase subunit SecF, with protein MLQLFKNANIRWMSLKWVFISVSAVLAVVGWVAVFTKGFSLSIDLKGGTIVQMKFAAKPDVEKVRAYFKKTFPEEFEEVALFGSARDNEVRAKLRMVKTEQKDQFQNLSRQLYQYLKEMTGENRYPAEFMDVNNTNQATKANLVKYFTSRGVLLTEQDGIPKTREGYEALAKAVIDYRTSHSGLIPGLDALKTAKVAVGDGEKPFPGAMVEEMKKGFYTGSFSILSVDSVGPTFGKVQREKAQWAVILSLVVMLLYIAFRFRLAYGVGATVAIAHDVVICLGLMALFNLEISLTAIAAMLTLVGYSVNDTIVVFDRIRENLKKADEKNRPFEEIINRAVNQTLSRTIITSGLTFVSVFCLLLFGGEALRGFSFVLTVGIIVGTYSSIAIASPVMCWWIKYLGTDKVKKNLKFA; from the coding sequence ATGCTGCAACTGTTCAAGAACGCCAATATTCGCTGGATGAGCCTCAAGTGGGTGTTCATCTCGGTTTCGGCCGTGCTGGCCGTCGTGGGCTGGGTGGCCGTCTTCACGAAGGGCTTTTCCCTGTCCATCGACCTCAAGGGCGGCACCATCGTCCAGATGAAGTTCGCCGCCAAGCCCGACGTGGAGAAGGTCCGGGCCTATTTCAAGAAGACCTTCCCCGAGGAGTTCGAGGAAGTGGCCCTCTTCGGCAGCGCCAGGGACAACGAGGTCCGCGCCAAGCTCCGCATGGTGAAGACCGAGCAGAAGGACCAGTTCCAGAACCTCAGCCGCCAACTCTACCAGTATCTGAAGGAAATGACCGGGGAGAACCGGTACCCGGCCGAGTTCATGGACGTCAACAACACCAACCAGGCCACCAAGGCGAACCTGGTGAAGTACTTCACCTCCCGGGGCGTCCTGCTGACCGAGCAGGACGGCATCCCCAAGACCCGCGAGGGGTACGAGGCCCTGGCGAAGGCCGTGATCGACTACCGGACCTCCCACTCGGGTCTCATCCCCGGCCTCGACGCCCTGAAGACCGCGAAGGTCGCGGTGGGCGACGGCGAGAAGCCGTTCCCGGGCGCGATGGTGGAGGAGATGAAAAAGGGGTTCTACACCGGGAGCTTCTCCATCCTCAGCGTGGACAGCGTCGGCCCCACCTTCGGGAAGGTCCAGCGTGAGAAAGCCCAGTGGGCCGTCATCCTCTCCCTGGTCGTCATGCTCCTTTACATCGCCTTCCGTTTCCGCCTGGCCTACGGCGTCGGCGCCACCGTCGCCATCGCCCACGACGTGGTCATCTGCCTGGGGCTCATGGCCCTGTTCAACCTGGAGATCTCGCTGACGGCCATCGCCGCCATGCTGACCCTGGTCGGTTACTCGGTCAACGACACCATCGTGGTCTTCGACCGGATCCGCGAGAACCTGAAGAAAGCCGACGAGAAGAACCGCCCCTTCGAGGAGATCATCAATCGGGCGGTCAACCAGACCCTCTCCCGGACCATCATCACCTCGGGACTCACCTTCGTGTCGGTCTTCTGCCTGCTCCTGTTCGGCGGCGAGGCGCTGCGGGGCTTCTCCTTCGTGCTGACCGTGGGCATCATCGTCGGGACCTACTCGTCCATCGCCATCGCCAGCCCGGTTATGTGCTGGTGGATCAAGTATTTGGGCACGGACAAGGTGAAAAAGAACCTGAAGTTCGCCTGA
- the secD gene encoding protein translocase subunit SecD produces the protein MGKNVMVKIVVTLLVLAGSVYFFYPPKDAQGKDKIKLGLDLKGGMHLELEAKTDKVVLSEVHQVAEQIRTLAEGKVTVDSVKSEERTVTVEGVPSEREAEFKKLLGEARVMDKFDYSSLTTAGKVRIELVLKGQYEKELVERTIESTYDTLQRRVNAYGLEDNVMQQSSGGANQISLDLPGVETPEDVKELLKKTAQLEFKLVHDQMTNEQRPVPRSQDEILKMFGGKVPDGYEMLPYEPGKSESQTTGGYLLVKAAPVVTGQHLREAKAEESYSLEERGPGVSFRLNSEGASRFEEATSKNVGRLLAIVLDGVIISAPHIKEKISESGRISGGMEKMDEAKVLATALKSGALPADIVILAEKTVGPSLGLKSINDGIFAGLLGVALIVLFMLFYYRLSGVNAVLCLVVNLVILLGFLGAFHASLTLPGIAGIILTVGMGVDTNVLIFERIREELHLGKTVNAATEAGFAKAFVTILDTHITSIASGAVLYYFGSVQIKGFAVTLIAGLVANLFSAVFVSRTMFQVFLGQRRVKKLSI, from the coding sequence ATGGGCAAAAACGTCATGGTCAAGATCGTCGTGACGCTCCTGGTTCTGGCCGGGAGTGTCTATTTCTTTTACCCGCCCAAGGACGCCCAGGGCAAGGACAAGATCAAGCTGGGCCTCGACCTCAAGGGCGGCATGCACCTGGAACTCGAGGCGAAGACCGACAAGGTCGTGCTGTCCGAGGTGCACCAGGTGGCCGAGCAGATTCGCACGCTGGCCGAGGGCAAGGTCACGGTGGACTCCGTGAAGTCCGAGGAGCGCACCGTCACGGTGGAGGGGGTCCCCTCCGAGCGCGAGGCCGAGTTCAAGAAACTGCTGGGCGAGGCCCGGGTCATGGACAAGTTCGACTACTCCTCCCTGACCACGGCCGGCAAGGTGAGGATCGAGCTGGTCCTCAAGGGCCAGTACGAGAAGGAGCTGGTCGAGCGGACCATCGAGTCCACCTACGACACCCTCCAGCGCCGCGTCAACGCCTACGGCCTCGAGGACAACGTCATGCAGCAGTCCTCGGGCGGCGCCAACCAGATCAGCCTGGACCTCCCCGGCGTCGAGACCCCCGAGGACGTGAAGGAGCTGCTCAAGAAGACCGCGCAGCTGGAGTTCAAGCTGGTTCACGACCAGATGACCAACGAGCAGCGCCCGGTGCCGCGTTCCCAGGACGAGATCCTGAAGATGTTCGGCGGCAAGGTCCCCGACGGCTACGAGATGCTGCCCTACGAACCCGGCAAGAGCGAGAGCCAGACCACGGGCGGGTACCTGCTCGTCAAGGCCGCCCCCGTCGTCACGGGGCAGCACCTGCGCGAAGCCAAGGCCGAGGAGTCCTACTCCCTCGAGGAGCGGGGCCCGGGCGTCAGCTTCCGCCTCAACTCCGAGGGCGCGAGCCGCTTCGAGGAGGCCACCTCCAAGAACGTCGGGCGCCTGCTGGCCATCGTGCTGGACGGCGTGATCATCTCCGCGCCCCACATCAAGGAGAAGATTTCCGAGAGCGGCCGGATCTCCGGCGGGATGGAGAAGATGGACGAGGCGAAGGTCCTGGCCACCGCCCTCAAGTCCGGCGCGCTGCCGGCGGACATCGTCATCCTGGCCGAGAAGACCGTCGGCCCCTCCCTCGGGCTCAAGTCCATCAACGACGGCATCTTCGCCGGCCTCCTGGGCGTGGCGCTGATCGTCCTGTTCATGCTGTTTTACTACCGCCTCTCCGGGGTAAACGCCGTCCTCTGCCTGGTGGTGAACCTGGTGATCCTCCTGGGTTTCCTGGGGGCCTTCCACGCGTCGCTGACGCTGCCCGGCATCGCCGGCATCATCCTGACGGTGGGCATGGGCGTGGACACCAACGTCCTGATCTTCGAGCGCATCCGCGAGGAACTCCACCTCGGCAAGACCGTCAACGCCGCGACGGAGGCCGGTTTTGCCAAGGCCTTCGTCACCATCCTGGACACCCACATCACCAGCATCGCCTCGGGCGCGGTGCTCTACTATTTCGGCTCGGTGCAGATCAAGGGCTTCGCGGTGACCCTCATCGCCGGCCTCGTGGCCAACCTGTTCTCCGCCGTCTTCGTGTCGCGGACCATGTTCCAGGTGTTCCTCGGTCAGCGGCGCGTGAAAAAGTTGTCGATCTAG
- the yajC gene encoding preprotein translocase subunit YajC, whose amino-acid sequence MNTLTWFFPILQGQAGGAGAFAPIIMLAVFFAIFYFLMIRPMKKKQKAHEVMLTELKRGDKVITNGGIFGVIDRVKDATFIVEVADNVKFEVLKSSVAGRQADSTPETK is encoded by the coding sequence ATGAACACTCTGACGTGGTTTTTCCCGATTCTGCAGGGCCAGGCAGGCGGGGCCGGGGCTTTCGCCCCTATCATCATGCTGGCCGTCTTCTTCGCCATCTTCTATTTCCTCATGATCCGTCCCATGAAGAAAAAGCAGAAGGCGCACGAGGTGATGCTCACCGAGCTCAAGCGGGGCGACAAGGTGATCACCAACGGCGGGATCTTCGGGGTGATCGACCGGGTCAAGGACGCCACCTTCATCGTGGAGGTCGCCGACAACGTGAAGTTCGAGGTCCTGAAGTCCTCGGTGGCCGGCCGCCAGGCCGACTCCACCCCGGAAACCAAGTAA
- the tgt gene encoding tRNA guanosine(34) transglycosylase Tgt: MAAVPGFELLHTDPSSKARLGRIVTAHGEIETPVFMPVGTAASVKALPHEFLEAMDARVILGNTYHLYLRPGHERIRDLGGLHRFMSWPRAILTDSGGYQVFSHQDLRKISEEGVFFRSHLDGSAHFLTPEMSIGIQEALGADIIMAFDECTPWPVSHDACRQSMELTLRWARRCLDAFGGGDRWLFGIVQGGTYPDLRERCAEALQAMGFPGYAIGGLSVGEPKADLYGMTAWTAERLPADKPRYLMGVGTPEDLFECVARGVDMFDCVLPTRNARNGCLLTSRGKLVIKNARYAGDERPVDEDCGCMTCRRYSRAYLRHLFVSGEMLGSILNTVHNTHFYLDIMGRIRQSLRFDSFRELKERFLQRYRPSQE, from the coding sequence ATGGCGGCCGTGCCGGGCTTCGAACTCCTCCACACCGACCCGTCCTCGAAGGCGCGCCTGGGCCGGATCGTGACGGCCCACGGCGAGATCGAGACGCCCGTCTTCATGCCCGTGGGGACCGCCGCTTCCGTCAAGGCCCTCCCCCACGAGTTCCTGGAGGCCATGGACGCCCGGGTCATCCTGGGGAACACCTACCACCTCTACCTCCGGCCGGGTCACGAGCGGATCCGCGACCTGGGCGGGCTGCACCGGTTCATGTCCTGGCCCCGGGCCATCCTGACCGACAGCGGCGGCTACCAGGTCTTCAGCCACCAGGACCTCCGGAAGATCTCCGAGGAAGGCGTCTTCTTTCGCTCCCACCTCGACGGGAGCGCCCACTTCCTGACCCCCGAGATGAGCATCGGCATCCAGGAGGCCCTGGGGGCGGACATTATCATGGCCTTCGACGAGTGCACCCCCTGGCCCGTCAGCCACGACGCGTGCCGGCAGTCCATGGAGCTGACGCTCCGGTGGGCGCGGCGCTGCCTGGACGCCTTCGGCGGGGGCGACCGCTGGCTCTTCGGCATCGTCCAGGGCGGGACGTACCCCGACCTGCGGGAGCGGTGCGCGGAGGCGCTCCAGGCCATGGGGTTCCCCGGGTACGCCATCGGCGGGTTGAGCGTGGGGGAACCCAAGGCGGACCTGTACGGGATGACGGCCTGGACCGCCGAGCGCCTGCCCGCGGACAAGCCCCGCTACCTGATGGGGGTCGGGACCCCGGAGGACCTCTTCGAGTGCGTGGCGCGCGGCGTCGACATGTTCGACTGCGTCCTGCCCACCCGCAACGCCCGCAACGGCTGCCTCCTCACCAGCCGGGGCAAGCTGGTCATCAAGAACGCCCGCTACGCCGGGGACGAGCGGCCCGTGGACGAGGACTGCGGCTGCATGACCTGCCGGCGGTACTCGCGGGCCTACCTGCGGCACCTCTTCGTGAGCGGGGAGATGCTCGGGTCCATCCTGAACACGGTCCACAACACCCATTTTTATCTTGACATCATGGGCCGAATCAGGCAATCTCTGCGTTTTGATTCTTTCCGCGAACTCAAGGAACGGTTCCTTCAACGATACCGCCCGTCGCAGGAATGA